In the Flavobacterium acetivorans genome, one interval contains:
- a CDS encoding alpha-L-fucosidase translates to MIHNRTKKNGIKRTLLGLTFSSIVLSGYSQTKNFAVVNSSMTEKQLVEIAANIVPSPQQLRWQRLELTGFIHFGINTFTGREWGEGKDDPKLFNPTALDAKQWVKACKDAGIKQVIITAKHHDGFCLWPTKTTEYSLKNSPWKEGKGDVVKEVADACKELGVGFGVYVSPWDRNHPTYGSDAYNDVMVAQLTELLTQYGQVDEVWFDGANGEGPNGKKQIYDFERWYAHIRRLQPQAVIAVSGPDVRWVGTETGQGREEEWSVVPVGKKNKTDNGSQTKVDAPPAGDMMGNVLGSRSQLKDGDALKWYPAETDVSIRPGWFYHVDQDKKVKTAEKLKEIYFHSVGRNGVLLLNIPPDKRGLISDYDLAALKGWRKKLDEIFQENLLKKAKAVGSVKKIKPLLDGNDATHHLFSMKANDNSVEMDLNGEKTFNVLLLQENIRVGQRVEKFVLEYWDNNQWKKATEGTTIGYKRLLEFPTITTSKVRLRIISARLQPALAEMGLYFDKNNQ, encoded by the coding sequence ATGATTCATAATCGTACTAAAAAAAATGGAATAAAGAGAACCTTGTTGGGGTTAACTTTTTCGTCAATTGTGCTATCAGGTTACTCACAAACTAAAAACTTTGCAGTTGTCAATTCGTCGATGACTGAAAAACAATTAGTAGAGATCGCTGCTAATATCGTTCCTTCGCCACAGCAATTGCGCTGGCAGCGTTTGGAATTAACGGGTTTTATCCATTTTGGGATTAATACTTTTACAGGAAGAGAATGGGGAGAAGGTAAAGATGATCCGAAGTTGTTTAATCCAACGGCCTTGGATGCCAAACAATGGGTGAAAGCGTGTAAAGATGCAGGAATCAAGCAAGTAATTATTACAGCTAAACACCATGATGGTTTTTGTTTATGGCCAACAAAAACAACGGAATATTCTTTGAAAAACAGCCCTTGGAAAGAAGGAAAAGGAGATGTAGTCAAAGAAGTTGCTGATGCCTGTAAGGAACTGGGAGTAGGTTTTGGAGTTTATGTTTCGCCTTGGGATAGAAATCATCCCACTTATGGGAGTGATGCCTATAATGATGTTATGGTGGCCCAACTAACGGAATTATTGACTCAGTACGGACAAGTAGATGAGGTTTGGTTTGACGGAGCTAATGGTGAAGGTCCCAATGGGAAAAAACAAATATATGATTTTGAAAGATGGTATGCGCATATCAGAAGATTACAACCACAGGCGGTGATTGCGGTTTCAGGGCCTGACGTTCGTTGGGTAGGTACAGAAACGGGTCAAGGCAGAGAGGAAGAATGGAGCGTAGTTCCTGTTGGGAAAAAGAATAAAACGGATAATGGCTCTCAAACAAAAGTGGATGCGCCACCAGCTGGGGATATGATGGGCAATGTTTTGGGAAGTCGCAGTCAGTTAAAAGATGGAGACGCCTTAAAATGGTATCCTGCCGAAACGGATGTGTCGATTCGTCCGGGATGGTTTTATCATGTAGACCAAGACAAAAAAGTAAAAACAGCAGAGAAATTAAAGGAAATTTATTTTCATTCTGTAGGAAGAAATGGTGTTTTATTATTGAACATTCCCCCGGATAAAAGAGGATTAATTTCAGATTATGATCTTGCGGCTTTAAAGGGATGGAGAAAAAAACTGGATGAAATTTTTCAAGAGAATCTTTTGAAGAAGGCAAAGGCTGTTGGATCGGTAAAAAAAATAAAACCGCTGTTGGACGGGAACGATGCGACCCATCATTTATTTTCGATGAAAGCAAACGATAATTCCGTTGAAATGGATTTAAATGGAGAAAAAACATTCAACGTATTATTGCTTCAGGAAAATATCCGAGTTGGGCAAAGGGTTGAGAAATTCGTACTTGAATATTGGGATAATAACCAATGGAAAAAAGCAACCGAAGGAACTACCATTGGTTACAAACGCTTGTTGGAGTTTCCTACCATCACCACTTCTAAGGTAAGATTGCGTATTATATCTGCTAGATTGCAACCGGCCTTGGCTGAAATGGGCTTGTATTTTGATAAAAATAACCAATAA
- a CDS encoding family 20 glycosylhydrolase: MTYKQQALAILFSFLAIQGFAQSRMSKSDSIFLRNKMTVEATIAKGISNYKMPVAPEGFSLQLIGSDNLSVITKTGTIFTPLNNLSVNLLFKATKINDQSSLEIPIAVNVEGSYKDQGKNAKPFVIPSLREWVGAEGNFVLTAKSRIVVDAKNATTLMQAAKVFQNDLFELCKVKPAVLVGIPKAGDIFMSLDGNASELGAEGYSLSIKDYVSINAAQYKGAFWGTRSILQILEQDAKLSSLPKGIARDYPKYEVRGFMLDVGRKYFTIDFLRDYVKMMSYYKMGDFQLHLSDNAFVQHYDNDWDKTYSGFRLENERYPELPTKGEFYTKKEFIDLQLLAESYGINIIPEIDVPAHSLAFSKAFPQIASKEYGKDHLDIKNPETYTIIENVFKEYLEGDSPVFRFKEVHIGTDEYDKKEAEPFRKFTDHFIKYVQSFGKDVRVWGALTHAQGITPVTSKGVTMNAWYNGYADPLKMKELGYPLISTPDGLLYIVPAAGYYYDYLNIKHLYNTWEPLTIGNVIFKKGDPFIRGGMFAVWNDVAKNGITAQDVTDRVFPAIQVLSEKMWSGTNTAVDFNGFSANAKNINEGPGLNLRGIIKAKDPLVLNFALKGKDKIKEKQYVNYVADGKQKALNLKQKDSYVKLPYEEIGYNYTVSFAINPSENNAANAVLFHSKHATVKLKQGNTSNLGFSHEGKDYDFGISIPENKWTNIAITGDNNSTTLYLNGQLAKKLSREKIPTGHKNDSIWIMKTLFFPLNTIGDGQNSFIGKMKDLKVFNTILSDAQIQAIKEEE; encoded by the coding sequence ATGACTTACAAACAACAAGCTTTGGCGATTTTATTTTCGTTTTTAGCTATTCAAGGATTTGCTCAATCAAGAATGAGTAAATCCGATTCAATTTTCTTGAGAAATAAAATGACTGTCGAGGCAACTATTGCCAAAGGAATTTCAAACTATAAAATGCCTGTGGCGCCCGAAGGTTTTAGCCTTCAACTAATAGGATCGGATAATCTTTCGGTAATCACTAAAACGGGGACTATTTTTACTCCTTTGAATAATCTTTCGGTTAATCTTTTGTTTAAAGCAACTAAGATTAATGATCAGTCAAGTCTAGAAATTCCGATTGCCGTAAATGTAGAAGGAAGCTATAAAGATCAAGGAAAAAACGCAAAACCTTTTGTAATTCCTTCACTGAGAGAATGGGTTGGTGCCGAAGGTAATTTTGTGTTGACAGCCAAATCTAGAATTGTTGTAGATGCTAAAAATGCAACTACACTGATGCAGGCTGCCAAGGTTTTTCAAAATGATTTGTTTGAACTATGTAAAGTAAAACCAGCCGTTCTTGTAGGAATTCCGAAAGCAGGTGATATTTTTATGTCATTGGATGGAAATGCTTCAGAATTGGGAGCCGAAGGTTATTCACTTTCGATAAAAGACTATGTTTCCATCAATGCGGCCCAGTATAAAGGGGCTTTTTGGGGAACGCGTAGCATTTTGCAAATACTGGAACAAGATGCCAAGCTGAGTTCTTTACCAAAGGGAATTGCAAGAGATTATCCTAAATACGAAGTTCGCGGGTTTATGCTTGATGTAGGGCGAAAATATTTCACGATTGATTTTCTGCGCGATTATGTAAAGATGATGTCCTATTATAAGATGGGAGATTTTCAGCTGCATCTTAGCGATAATGCTTTTGTACAGCACTATGATAATGATTGGGACAAGACTTATAGTGGGTTTAGATTGGAGAATGAACGTTATCCTGAACTTCCTACCAAAGGAGAATTTTATACTAAAAAAGAATTTATTGATTTGCAATTATTAGCAGAAAGTTATGGCATAAATATTATTCCCGAGATTGATGTTCCAGCTCATTCTTTGGCTTTTTCCAAAGCTTTTCCGCAAATTGCAAGTAAAGAATATGGTAAAGATCATTTGGATATAAAAAATCCGGAAACCTATACCATTATTGAAAACGTATTTAAAGAATATTTAGAAGGAGATTCACCGGTATTCCGTTTTAAAGAAGTGCATATCGGAACCGACGAATACGATAAAAAAGAAGCGGAACCTTTTAGAAAGTTTACAGATCACTTTATAAAATATGTACAAAGTTTTGGCAAGGACGTTCGGGTTTGGGGCGCTTTGACCCATGCCCAAGGAATTACTCCCGTTACCTCAAAAGGAGTTACGATGAATGCCTGGTACAATGGTTATGCTGATCCTTTGAAGATGAAAGAATTGGGTTATCCTTTAATCAGTACACCCGATGGCTTGTTGTATATCGTTCCGGCCGCAGGATATTATTATGATTATTTGAACATCAAACATTTGTACAATACTTGGGAGCCGTTAACCATTGGTAATGTAATTTTCAAAAAAGGAGATCCTTTTATCAGAGGCGGAATGTTTGCGGTATGGAATGATGTAGCCAAAAACGGCATCACCGCTCAGGATGTTACGGACAGAGTATTTCCTGCAATTCAGGTTTTGAGCGAAAAAATGTGGAGCGGAACAAATACCGCAGTCGATTTTAATGGTTTTTCAGCTAATGCCAAAAATATAAACGAAGGGCCGGGCTTGAATTTAAGAGGAATAATTAAGGCTAAGGATCCTTTGGTGCTGAATTTTGCCTTAAAGGGAAAAGATAAGATTAAAGAAAAACAATATGTTAATTATGTTGCTGACGGAAAGCAAAAAGCACTAAATCTTAAGCAAAAAGACAGTTATGTAAAACTTCCTTATGAAGAAATTGGATACAATTATACAGTTAGTTTTGCAATAAATCCTTCGGAAAATAATGCTGCCAATGCGGTGCTTTTTCATTCTAAACATGCCACTGTAAAACTAAAACAAGGCAATACATCGAATCTTGGTTTTTCGCATGAAGGCAAGGATTATGATTTTGGAATTTCGATTCCCGAAAATAAGTGGACTAATATTGCCATTACTGGCGATAATAATTCAACGACTTTGTATTTGAACGGTCAGTTAGCAAAAAAACTAAGCAGGGAAAAAATTCCAACAGGGCACAAAAACGATTCAATTTGGATCATGAAAACCTTGTTTTTTCCTTTGAATACCATTGGCGACGGTCAAAATTCTTTCATCGGTAAAATGAAAGATCTAAAAGTATTCAATACGATTTTATCGGATGCGCAAATTCAAGCTATAAAGGAAGAGGAATAA
- a CDS encoding alpha-L-fucosidase: protein MRRLLSNLLFCCFATMVLQAQTYTPTAENLAARKEFQDMKFGMFIHWGASSVLGNGEWVMNNRNIGVNEYGRLINIFNPQNFDAKKWVATAKAGGMKYITFITRHHDSFSNWDTKQSDWKITNTPYGKDALKQLADECHKEGIKLFLYYSLLDWYRSDYQYETGKTGKGTGRTQKSDWESYIRFMKAQLTELLTEYGKIDGIWFDGHWDQLDNDTDKTLKSKVDWYYDEIYKLIHSLQPQCLISNNHHLTPIPGEDFQAFEKDLPGGNSTGFGGQSISQLPLETCETMNDSWGFNITDKKYKSTKDLIHYMVNAASLNANFLLNVGPMPDGTIQPEFVATLKEMGDWMKINGQSIYGTRGDVLKAQDWGVVTAKDKTWFAHIIKTPKDSSYILIPDMKNKIAKCNLLNSKKALKFKIKPEGTYIYLEGIILDPIDTIIELQLK, encoded by the coding sequence ATGAGAAGATTACTATCTAATTTGTTGTTTTGCTGCTTTGCTACAATGGTATTACAGGCACAAACCTATACGCCAACTGCCGAAAATCTGGCGGCTAGAAAGGAGTTTCAAGATATGAAATTCGGAATGTTCATTCATTGGGGAGCTTCGAGCGTTTTGGGCAATGGAGAATGGGTGATGAACAACCGCAACATCGGGGTGAATGAATACGGCCGCTTGATTAATATTTTCAATCCGCAAAATTTTGATGCCAAAAAATGGGTGGCTACCGCCAAAGCAGGCGGAATGAAATACATCACTTTCATTACGCGCCATCACGACAGTTTCAGCAACTGGGATACCAAACAATCCGATTGGAAAATCACCAATACGCCTTACGGCAAAGATGCGCTGAAACAATTGGCCGATGAATGCCACAAAGAAGGAATTAAGTTATTTCTGTATTATTCTCTGTTGGATTGGTATCGCAGCGATTACCAATATGAAACCGGAAAAACCGGTAAAGGAACCGGCAGAACCCAAAAGAGTGATTGGGAAAGTTACATCCGTTTTATGAAAGCGCAGTTGACCGAATTGTTAACGGAATACGGTAAAATTGACGGAATTTGGTTTGACGGCCATTGGGATCAATTGGATAATGATACCGATAAAACATTAAAATCAAAAGTTGACTGGTATTATGACGAAATTTATAAGCTTATTCATTCCTTACAACCGCAATGTTTAATTTCTAATAATCATCATTTGACTCCAATTCCAGGAGAAGATTTTCAAGCTTTCGAAAAAGATTTGCCGGGAGGAAATTCAACCGGTTTCGGAGGGCAATCTATTTCTCAATTGCCATTGGAAACTTGTGAGACCATGAATGATTCTTGGGGATTTAACATTACCGATAAAAAATACAAATCGACCAAAGATTTAATCCATTATATGGTCAATGCTGCCAGTCTAAATGCTAATTTTCTTTTGAATGTTGGTCCAATGCCAGACGGAACCATCCAACCGGAATTTGTGGCCACCTTAAAGGAAATGGGAGATTGGATGAAAATAAACGGACAAAGTATTTACGGAACCAGAGGTGATGTTTTAAAAGCACAAGATTGGGGCGTGGTGACAGCCAAAGATAAAACCTGGTTTGCCCATATTATCAAAACACCAAAAGATTCTTCTTATATTTTGATTCCGGATATGAAAAATAAAATTGCTAAATGCAACTTGCTTAACAGTAAAAAAGCATTAAAGTTTAAAATAAAACCAGAGGGGACTTATATTTATTTAGAAGGGATAATTTTAGACCCTATTGACACGATTATAGAATTACAATTAAAATAA
- a CDS encoding fumarylacetoacetate hydrolase family protein — MKLIRFGEAGKEKPGVIINEKRYDVSSIVADYNEVFFENDGLKTLEKALQNNPVLPEVDAAVRLGSPVARPSKIICIGLNYVDHCRETNAPIPTEPIIFFKSTTSLCGPNDDLIIPKNSTKTDWEVELAFVVGKKASYVEEAEALDYVAGYALLNDYSERAFQIEMGGQWAKGKGCDSFAPLGPFLATQDEIADVNNIPMWLTVNGKKFQNSNTSNLVFKIPFLVHYLSQFMTLLPGDIISTGTPPGVGLGIKPEPIYIKEGDVIELGMDGLGSSKQVAVAYKK, encoded by the coding sequence ATGAAACTGATACGATTTGGAGAAGCGGGAAAAGAGAAACCAGGAGTTATAATCAATGAAAAAAGATACGATGTGTCCTCAATTGTTGCGGATTATAATGAAGTTTTCTTTGAAAATGACGGATTAAAAACATTAGAAAAAGCTTTGCAAAATAATCCGGTATTACCGGAAGTAGACGCTGCTGTTCGTTTGGGGTCTCCGGTGGCAAGACCGTCAAAAATAATCTGCATTGGTTTGAACTATGTGGATCACTGCAGAGAAACCAATGCGCCAATTCCAACGGAACCAATTATTTTTTTCAAATCGACTACCTCTTTATGCGGTCCAAATGATGATTTAATTATTCCAAAAAACAGCACGAAAACAGATTGGGAAGTCGAATTGGCCTTTGTTGTGGGGAAAAAAGCAAGTTATGTCGAAGAGGCAGAAGCGCTAGATTATGTGGCCGGTTACGCTTTATTGAATGATTATAGCGAAAGAGCATTTCAAATTGAAATGGGAGGCCAATGGGCAAAAGGAAAAGGCTGCGACAGCTTTGCTCCGCTTGGACCGTTCTTGGCGACTCAGGACGAAATAGCGGATGTAAATAATATTCCTATGTGGTTGACTGTGAACGGAAAGAAATTCCAGAACAGCAATACCTCGAATTTGGTTTTCAAAATCCCATTTTTGGTTCATTATCTGAGCCAGTTTATGACTTTGCTGCCGGGCGACATCATCAGCACGGGAACCCCTCCAGGAGTTGGTTTAGGAATCAAGCCGGAACCGATATATATAAAAGAAGGAGATGTAATTGAGTTGGGAATGGACGGATTGGGATCCAGCAAACAAGTGGCGGTCGCTTACAAAAAATAA
- a CDS encoding L-rhamnose mutarotase, translating to MAAQKYCLALDLKEDPELMAEYKAYHQEVWPEILKSIKDSGIEVLDIYCVGNRMCMIIEANESFSFEKKSAMDASNPKVQQWEELMWKFQQALPWAKSGEKWMLMEKIFELK from the coding sequence ATGGCGGCGCAAAAATATTGTTTGGCATTAGATTTAAAAGAAGATCCGGAATTGATGGCCGAGTACAAAGCCTACCATCAAGAAGTTTGGCCGGAAATTCTAAAAAGCATCAAGGATTCCGGAATCGAAGTATTAGATATTTACTGTGTGGGCAACCGGATGTGCATGATTATTGAGGCGAATGAAAGTTTTTCTTTCGAAAAAAAATCAGCAATGGATGCCAGTAATCCCAAAGTTCAGCAATGGGAAGAATTGATGTGGAAGTTTCAACAGGCCTTGCCTTGGGCAAAATCCGGTGAGAAATGGATGCTTATGGAAAAAATATTTGAATTGAAATGA
- a CDS encoding amidohydrolase family protein, whose protein sequence is MKIDSHQHFWNYHPAKDAWITDEMKVIQQDFLPADLAPLLRKNNIDGCIAIQADQSEEETHFLLQLAEENDFIKAVVGWIDLRGANLEARLEYFSQFKKLKGFRHIVQGEPQDDFLLREDFCNGIAKLAKYNFTYDLLILPKHLPYAVKFVSRFAKQKFVIDHLAKPDFKQADFADWEKGIKELATFSNVMCKVSGMVTEADWNNWKKADFTYCLDVVTEAFGMDRLLFGSDWPVCLLAGSYEQTGEIVTDYFSKFSKEEQDKIWGANAIKFYHL, encoded by the coding sequence ATGAAAATAGACAGCCATCAACATTTTTGGAACTATCATCCGGCGAAAGACGCCTGGATTACCGATGAGATGAAAGTAATTCAGCAGGATTTTTTGCCGGCCGATTTAGCTCCTTTATTGAGAAAAAATAATATTGATGGCTGTATCGCTATTCAAGCCGACCAAAGCGAAGAGGAAACTCATTTTTTGTTGCAATTGGCAGAAGAAAATGATTTCATAAAAGCAGTGGTGGGTTGGATAGATTTGCGTGGGGCAAATTTAGAAGCAAGATTGGAATATTTTTCCCAATTCAAAAAACTGAAAGGTTTCCGGCATATAGTTCAGGGCGAACCGCAAGATGATTTTTTGCTCAGGGAAGATTTCTGCAACGGAATAGCCAAATTGGCGAAATATAATTTTACCTATGATCTATTGATTTTACCAAAACATTTGCCGTATGCCGTCAAGTTTGTAAGTCGGTTTGCCAAACAAAAATTTGTAATTGATCATTTAGCAAAACCCGATTTCAAACAAGCCGATTTTGCCGACTGGGAAAAAGGAATCAAAGAATTGGCAACTTTTTCTAATGTAATGTGTAAAGTATCAGGAATGGTCACCGAAGCCGATTGGAATAATTGGAAAAAAGCTGATTTTACTTATTGCTTGGATGTGGTTACAGAGGCGTTCGGAATGGATCGTTTATTGTTTGGCAGCGATTGGCCGGTATGTTTATTGGCGGGATCCTACGAACAAACAGGAGAAATTGTGACCGATTATTTTTCGAAATTTTCAAAGGAAGAACAAGATAAAATTTGGGGGGCAAATGCCATAAAATTCTATCATTTATAA
- a CDS encoding SDR family oxidoreductase, with translation MNLHLENKIIIVTGGAKGIGLGICKLLASEGAIPVIVGRSEKDNQIAIDEIEAEGGKAKSVVAELIKPQDCENAVKQVVSQFGRIDGLINNAGVNDGVGLENGNYDSFMESLHKNLVHYYLMAQYALPELKKSKGSIVNIGSKTAETGQGNTSAYAASNGGRNALTREWAVELLSYGIRVNAVIVAECYTPLYETWIGTLENPEQKLKEITAKIPLENRMTTTEEIANMVVFLLSEKSSHTTGQLIYVDGGYTHLDRSL, from the coding sequence ATGAACTTACATTTAGAGAATAAAATAATCATTGTAACCGGCGGTGCCAAAGGAATTGGTTTGGGAATTTGCAAACTATTGGCTTCCGAAGGTGCGATTCCGGTTATCGTAGGAAGAAGTGAGAAAGACAATCAAATAGCTATAGATGAAATCGAAGCTGAGGGAGGAAAAGCAAAATCAGTTGTCGCCGAATTGATAAAACCGCAAGACTGCGAAAATGCCGTAAAACAAGTTGTTTCTCAATTTGGCCGCATTGACGGGCTCATCAACAATGCCGGGGTGAACGATGGCGTAGGTTTGGAGAATGGGAATTACGATTCTTTTATGGAGTCTTTGCATAAAAATCTGGTGCATTATTATTTAATGGCGCAGTATGCCTTGCCCGAATTGAAAAAATCAAAAGGAAGCATCGTGAACATTGGTTCAAAAACGGCCGAAACCGGGCAGGGGAATACCTCGGCTTATGCGGCTTCGAACGGCGGACGCAACGCCTTGACCCGAGAATGGGCTGTGGAATTGTTGTCATATGGAATTCGTGTCAATGCCGTTATTGTGGCCGAATGTTACACGCCTTTGTATGAAACTTGGATAGGAACTCTTGAAAATCCAGAGCAAAAATTAAAAGAAATTACAGCCAAAATTCCGTTGGAAAATAGAATGACAACTACTGAAGAAATTGCCAATATGGTTGTTTTTCTTTTATCGGAAAAATCCAGCCACACCACAGGACAGTTAATTTATGTTGATGGTGGTTATACGCATTTAGATCGAAGTTTGTAA
- a CDS encoding alpha-L-fucosidase gives MIKRIIMLALFGGAFFCAKAQSKIDPNTIKDKMQWFADAKLGIFIHTGIYSVKGIGESWSFHNKEISHADYMKQLKGFTLKNYDPAYWADLIQESGARYSVITTKHHDGVAMYDTKMNNLSSVKATPAKRDMIKPFFEELRKRDIKCGAYFSLIDWTNNDYPGFLKDSSRYEIKNDYGRWNKFRNFFQGQIKEISEKYNPDLWWFDGDWEHSAEEWESQKTRQIMLSRNPSTIINGRLQGYGDYDTPEQNFPVNRPAFNWWELCMTINDNWGYQPQDQNWKTPYEVITIFVDAVANGGNLLLDIGPKEDGSIPEQAVTVLKELGAWNKRNGEAIFNTVAGIDKGHFYGPTTLAKDSTTLYLFVHGKATGPLMLKGLDNKIESITAVGSGAKLSHKVVGKISWSPVPGLVYIDVPETALDKYVTVLKLKLDKPIKLYTGQGGLK, from the coding sequence ATGATAAAAAGAATAATAATGTTGGCTCTTTTTGGTGGAGCTTTTTTTTGCGCAAAGGCGCAGTCCAAAATAGATCCTAACACAATTAAGGACAAAATGCAATGGTTTGCCGATGCTAAATTGGGTATTTTTATCCATACAGGAATTTATTCAGTGAAGGGCATTGGGGAATCTTGGAGTTTTCACAACAAAGAAATCTCTCATGCTGATTACATGAAACAATTAAAAGGATTCACGCTAAAGAATTATGATCCGGCATATTGGGCCGATTTGATTCAAGAAAGTGGAGCCAGATATTCAGTTATCACGACCAAACATCATGATGGTGTGGCGATGTATGATACTAAAATGAATAATTTGAGTTCCGTAAAAGCAACACCGGCCAAACGAGATATGATCAAGCCTTTCTTTGAAGAATTGCGCAAACGCGACATCAAATGTGGTGCTTATTTTTCATTGATTGATTGGACTAATAATGATTATCCGGGCTTTCTAAAAGATAGTTCCCGTTATGAAATAAAGAATGATTATGGACGTTGGAATAAGTTTAGGAATTTTTTCCAAGGCCAAATAAAAGAGATCAGCGAAAAATACAACCCTGATTTATGGTGGTTTGACGGAGATTGGGAACATAGCGCCGAAGAATGGGAATCACAAAAAACGCGTCAAATTATGTTGTCTAGGAATCCGTCTACGATTATTAACGGACGCCTTCAAGGTTATGGAGATTATGATACTCCTGAGCAAAATTTTCCGGTTAACAGACCTGCATTTAATTGGTGGGAATTATGTATGACGATAAATGATAATTGGGGATACCAACCGCAGGATCAGAACTGGAAAACGCCTTATGAAGTAATAACCATATTTGTGGATGCGGTTGCTAATGGTGGGAATTTACTTTTGGATATAGGGCCAAAAGAAGATGGAAGTATTCCTGAACAAGCAGTTACAGTCTTAAAAGAGTTGGGGGCTTGGAATAAAAGAAATGGAGAAGCTATCTTTAATACTGTGGCAGGAATAGATAAAGGACATTTTTATGGACCTACAACTTTGGCTAAAGACAGTACAACTCTTTACCTCTTCGTTCACGGTAAAGCCACCGGTCCTTTAATGCTTAAAGGATTAGATAATAAAATTGAAAGTATAACTGCTGTAGGAAGTGGTGCTAAACTGTCTCATAAGGTAGTAGGGAAAATTTCATGGAGTCCAGTTCCGGGATTGGTATATATAGATGTTCCAGAAACAGCATTGGATAAATATGTAACAGTTTTAAAACTAAAATTAGACAAGCCTATTAAATTATATACTGGTCAAGGAGGATTAAAATAA